ACGCGGTCTCACCGCGACGATCGGCAAGGCCCTGGGGCAGTTCGCCCGCTAGAGGGCAGCACAGGGGCTCTGCCGACACCCGATCGGGGAGCCCCTGCGCTGCTGCTGCAGTACTCCTTCACAGGCGAAAGGGAACGACATGCATTGCTTCAGTCACTCCAGGAACGGCGAGGGCGTCCCCGCCGTCGCGATCTGTACCCAGTGCGGGGTGGGTGTGTGCGTCGCCCATGCGCACGTCGCCACGATCAGCAGCCGCGACAACGTGATGTCGCTCGGGAACCCGAGTGAGCGGCGTCACCAGCGGATCCGATGTCTCGAATGCGCCGAAGCGGCGTGAGCTCACCCCTCACACCTGATCAAGAAACAGAGGAACGAAATGAAGGAACGACAGAACATCGCATCCGGCTCCCCGCGCGAGCCGATTCTCGGGTACTCCCGAGCGGTGAGGGTGGGCGACCTCGTCTTCGTCGCCGGCACCACGTCCGGCGGAGTGGGATCGACCGCTGCCGAGCAGGCCAGGGAGATCTTCTCCCGCATCGAGACTGCCTTGGCGACTGCCGGAGCCACGCTGAAAGACGTGGTGCGCACACGCATCTTCCTCACCGACATGGCGGACTTCGATGCAGTCGGCGAAGTCCATGGAGAGCTCTTCCGTGAGATCCTTCCGGTCACTTCGACGATCGGCACCACGGCGCTGGCCGCCGCAGACCTCCTGGTCGAGATCGAGGTGGATGCCGTGCTGGCGGCGGTCTGAGCGGACGCAGAAGGGGGATGCGACATGTCGCATCCCCCTTCTCTGTGTCCGAGGCTGAACCGGCGAGGGCGTGCGGCGTGGGAGTCCTGGCGCACCCGGGATATCGCTAGGTCATTCGACGACACCGTCATCCGCCCCGATCGGCAGGAGGAGATACGTCGTCTCCGCGAGGTCGTCGATGCACGATTGCGTGTAGGCGAGTCGTCGATACTCGCCTTTTCGCCAAGACTCCAGATGGTCGTCGTAGTGCGGGTCGCCCGGGCGACCGCTCTGTCCAGGAGCGTTGATGTAGACCGAGTCGTCCCACTCGCCGACATCGGCGATGAAGCGGAAGCTCGCACCCGCGGACTGCGTGCCGTCGCTCCTTCTCGACGAGACGGCGACCGTGTCGGGGCTCCCACTCTTCGGAACCGCGTCGAGCGACCACCCGGGATTTGCGGCGCCGGCCGGATGAGTGAAGGGCATCCGATGGAAATGCCCCCATCGCCATTTCGTCACGTCCGAACCGAACCGTCGGCAAAGGTCTTCGAAAGCATCGGCGAGCGTCACGTGGACCACCTCGTGGAGGTACTCGCCACGTGACGCGGCCGACTCGAACAGGTTGAGATCCACCTGCGGATCTCCAGCCGATTCCTCGCGCTCCGCCGGATCGATCACGCCGAGAGCGATCTGCGCGTCCTCGATGTTCAACCCCGCGAGGGCGTCGGCGAGCAGGCGACGACGAAGCGGCCCGCGGAACCAGGTCTCGAACAGCAGCGCGGCGGCCGAGTCTTCGGTCATTCGGCGATCCCAATTGAGAAGAAGATCGATCGCAAGGCTTGCACGGATGCCCGGGCTCCTCCGTGCGAGATCATCGACGATCTCGCAGATGCGCACGGCGGGCACGCTCAGGACGTCGGTCTGCAGTTGCGCTGTCGACTCGACGGTCCACTCCCGCTCGGCGCTCAGTCGCGCGCTGATTCGCTCGTAACGGAACGGAGCGAGCCACTCATGGCCGACAGGGTTCGCACTGACAGGGGAGTCGAGCGGGATGTTGTGCTCGTTGGCAGTAGCCAGCCATCCTGCGGACGGGTCCACGACGCCCGGCAGATCCGCCGTGCCTCTCAGCTCGGTCCAGCCCCTGCTCGTCTCGGCGGAGATCGGGGTGAGACCGTCTGCTTCCGTTCGCAGCGGAGTCCTTCCGCTCGCCTGCCAACCGATGCGGCCGTCGACGTCGGCGAACACCTGATTCGTGGTCGGGGAGCCCCAATGCTCGAGACCCGCTCGGAGCTCCCCCGCATCGCGCGCGTCCAGATTCCTCAGACTGGCCAGGTACGGAGCCATTCCCGGTTCGAGCCATGCTGCTCTGACCACCACTGCGGTGTTCTCGACCACGTCGCGGTGCACGACAGGTCCGTGGACCGTGAACCTGTTGACACGGTCGACCTCGTCACCGCCATGGACCGAGATTCGCTCCTCGAGCCGGTCGAACCGCTCCCATCGTCCGTCGAGCCAGTAGCGCTCCGGATCGTCGGGATCGGTGCGGTAGTGGTACACGTCTTCGAGGTCTGTCGGGAAATAGGTGAGGCCGAAGGCCACGCGTTCGTTGTGACCGATGCTGACCCCCGGAAGAAAGGGTTCGCCGGCGCCGATCACGTCGAATTCGGGGCACGTGAGATGGACCACGTACCTCAGCGAAGGCAGGGTCATCGCGCGGTGCGGATCACTGGCGAGGAGCGGTCTGCCCGACGATGTGCGATCGCCGGAGACGACCCAGTTGTTGCTGCCGTCCACGCTCGGCTCGGATGACCGTCTGGCTCTCGGAGCATCGATCGACAACGGGCCGAAGGCCAGGGCGTAGAAGTCGAGTGCGCGCGAGCCGAGGCCTGCCGAGGGACGCGATCCCAGATCGACGGGCGGCTGCAGCGTCCGACGGAGTTGCTCGACATCCGCCCCCCATCGCGCGAGCACCTCATCGCGTTCCACTTCCTGAAGGGCATTCTCGAACAGTCCGTGAACGCGGATGCGGCTGATGTCCTCTCCCTTCCACGTCAGCGGACGATATCCGTACGCGACGAACTCCGGGGGCAGGTCGTCACGAAACACCGCGTCGGCGACGTACGCGTTCACGCCCTCGGCGAAGCGGTCGAGAGCTTCTTCCGCCCGGGGACCGTACGCAGCGCGATCGACTCGCAGATCACCGCGGAACAGGAACGCTCGACTCGCCTGATCTCGGTCCACCCATTCGGGACCGAACACCTCCGCAAGCCGTCCGAGCCCCCGGCGCATCCACAGGTCCATCTGGAACAAGCGGTCGCGAGCGGCGACAAAGCCCTGCGCGAAGAAGACATCCGCCGACGACTCCGCCCGGATGTGCGAGACGCCTGTGCGGTCCACGACGACCGTCACCGGGGCGGCAAGACCGCCGAGATGCGTGTCCGACGACGTGGATGCCGATGAGGTGGACGATGTCTTCACGACCGCGCCGCCGGGACAGCGAGAGGGGACTCGACCGCATGACGGCGACGCACGACGATGTGGAGCCCGATGGCGCCGCCGATCGTGACGATGACGAGGGACGCGTAGAAGACGGCGACCGCCCAGGGATTGTTCCCGGTGGAGTTCAGGATCCACTGGGCGATGAATGCGGTCGGTCCGCCGATCAGCGACGAGCAGAGCTGGTACGAGATCGAGATTCCCGAGAATCGGATCTTCGCGGGGAAGGCATATGCGAGGAAGCTGGCGAGCACGGCGAAGTAGGCGCAGATGCTCCCGAACGACACGTACATCGCCAGAGTGATCAGCAGCAGGTCACCGCTCGAGATCGCGGCGAAGTACGGGACGGTGAAGACGAGCGCGGTCGTGAGACTGACGAGGATCACTCGCGTGCGTCCCCATCGTTGCGCTGCGTGGCCGGCCAGGAGCTGCGTGAAGAACTGCACGACCGCGGCGCCGACCAGGATGTTCAGAATGACCTGACGATCGAACCCGAGCGGACCGGTCGCCCAGGCCAGAAGGAACGTGTTGGTGAAGTAGGAGTTCGCGATCGCCATGACGGACACGGCGATACCGAGCAGGAGGATGACCGGCGCCTTCGTGAAGACCGCGAGCGCCGGGACCTTCACGACATCTCCGGTTCGCTTCGACTCGAGGAACTCCTCGGACTCGGAGAGCCGCAGTCGGAGGACGATGCCGACGACCACCAGGAGAATCGAGCACAGGAACGGCAGCCGCCAGCCCCAGCTGAAGAACGCGTCATCCGGGAGCAGGCCGACGAGGAGGAACGAACCGGTTGCGAGGATCGATCCGACCGGAGACCCCTGCTGCACCCAGGCTCCGGCGATCGTCTTGCGCGTGTCGGATGCGTGTTCGGTGGCGATGAGGACCGCACCGCCCCACTCGCCGCCGACAGCCAGTCCTTGCGCGGCGCGCAGAACGACCAGAAGCACCGGTGCGGCGAGGCCGACCTGCGCATAGGTGGGGAGCAATCCGATCGCCACGGTCGCGCTCCCCATCAGCACCAGGGTGACAAGGAGCACGTTCTTGCGCCCGATCCGATCGCCGAAGTGCCCGAAGACGAAGGCGCCGAGCGGGCGAGTCAGG
This genomic interval from Microbacterium sp. LWH11-1.2 contains the following:
- a CDS encoding DUF2180 family protein, whose translation is MHCFSHSRNGEGVPAVAICTQCGVGVCVAHAHVATISSRDNVMSLGNPSERRHQRIRCLECAEAA
- a CDS encoding RidA family protein, whose translation is MKERQNIASGSPREPILGYSRAVRVGDLVFVAGTTSGGVGSTAAEQAREIFSRIETALATAGATLKDVVRTRIFLTDMADFDAVGEVHGELFREILPVTSTIGTTALAAADLLVEIEVDAVLAAV
- a CDS encoding penicillin acylase family protein; the encoded protein is MKTSSTSSASTSSDTHLGGLAAPVTVVVDRTGVSHIRAESSADVFFAQGFVAARDRLFQMDLWMRRGLGRLAEVFGPEWVDRDQASRAFLFRGDLRVDRAAYGPRAEEALDRFAEGVNAYVADAVFRDDLPPEFVAYGYRPLTWKGEDISRIRVHGLFENALQEVERDEVLARWGADVEQLRRTLQPPVDLGSRPSAGLGSRALDFYALAFGPLSIDAPRARRSSEPSVDGSNNWVVSGDRTSSGRPLLASDPHRAMTLPSLRYVVHLTCPEFDVIGAGEPFLPGVSIGHNERVAFGLTYFPTDLEDVYHYRTDPDDPERYWLDGRWERFDRLEERISVHGGDEVDRVNRFTVHGPVVHRDVVENTAVVVRAAWLEPGMAPYLASLRNLDARDAGELRAGLEHWGSPTTNQVFADVDGRIGWQASGRTPLRTEADGLTPISAETSRGWTELRGTADLPGVVDPSAGWLATANEHNIPLDSPVSANPVGHEWLAPFRYERISARLSAEREWTVESTAQLQTDVLSVPAVRICEIVDDLARRSPGIRASLAIDLLLNWDRRMTEDSAAALLFETWFRGPLRRRLLADALAGLNIEDAQIALGVIDPAEREESAGDPQVDLNLFESAASRGEYLHEVVHVTLADAFEDLCRRFGSDVTKWRWGHFHRMPFTHPAGAANPGWSLDAVPKSGSPDTVAVSSRRSDGTQSAGASFRFIADVGEWDDSVYINAPGQSGRPGDPHYDDHLESWRKGEYRRLAYTQSCIDDLAETTYLLLPIGADDGVVE
- a CDS encoding MFS transporter — its product is MASSTKRERTAVIGAFIGNSLEWFDFFVYGTASALVFGQVFFPELDSGAGLLAAFATLWVGFLTRPLGAFVFGHFGDRIGRKNVLLVTLVLMGSATVAIGLLPTYAQVGLAAPVLLVVLRAAQGLAVGGEWGGAVLIATEHASDTRKTIAGAWVQQGSPVGSILATGSFLLVGLLPDDAFFSWGWRLPFLCSILLVVVGIVLRLRLSESEEFLESKRTGDVVKVPALAVFTKAPVILLLGIAVSVMAIANSYFTNTFLLAWATGPLGFDRQVILNILVGAAVVQFFTQLLAGHAAQRWGRTRVILVSLTTALVFTVPYFAAISSGDLLLITLAMYVSFGSICAYFAVLASFLAYAFPAKIRFSGISISYQLCSSLIGGPTAFIAQWILNSTGNNPWAVAVFYASLVIVTIGGAIGLHIVVRRRHAVESPLAVPAARS